The Aerosakkonema funiforme FACHB-1375 genome has a segment encoding these proteins:
- a CDS encoding type II toxin-antitoxin system RelN family antitoxin: MKAIELTGTIDEKGQLSLDRPIENFAPSRVRVIVLFPEVTEAAEIDPDDTPIEEIKASLRRALQEAKTGQRIPLSEMWEGIDVA; the protein is encoded by the coding sequence ATGAAAGCCATTGAATTAACAGGAACCATCGACGAAAAAGGTCAATTATCCCTCGATCGACCTATCGAAAACTTCGCTCCCAGTCGCGTGCGAGTTATCGTACTTTTTCCGGAAGTAACAGAAGCAGCTGAAATCGATCCTGATGATACCCCCATTGAAGAAATCAAAGCCAGTCTTAGGAGAGCATTACAAGAAGCAAAAACAGGTCAACGCATACCCCTTTCTGAAATGTGGGAGGGAATAGATGTTGCATGA
- a CDS encoding antitoxin → MEPEYDLSKMKRRPNPFAKQLKKQVTISLGIDVIEYFEMMAQEEGISYQELINLYLQDCVTSGRKLSVN, encoded by the coding sequence ATGGAACCGGAATACGATCTTTCAAAAATGAAGAGAAGACCTAATCCTTTTGCCAAACAGTTGAAAAAACAAGTCACGATTTCTCTGGGGATTGATGTGATAGAATATTTTGAAATGATGGCTCAAGAAGAAGGGATATCTTATCAGGAGCTAATTAATCTTTATTTGCAAGATTGTGTCACTTCTGGACGCAAATTATCTGTCAATTAG
- a CDS encoding type II toxin-antitoxin system RelE family toxin, giving the protein MLHDTPFVQIDLTPEYKRNLRELSKKYRKIRLDTQQIIEQLQGGNFIGDRIPVMGEEYVIFKVRVKNSDIQKGKSAGDRLIYQVESPTSVLLLTIYSKLEREDISPNEISSILAEFEGDE; this is encoded by the coding sequence ATGTTGCATGACACGCCTTTTGTACAAATTGATTTAACACCTGAGTACAAACGGAATTTGCGGGAATTATCGAAAAAATATCGCAAGATACGGTTAGATACTCAGCAAATTATCGAACAACTACAAGGTGGTAATTTTATTGGCGATCGCATCCCCGTAATGGGTGAAGAATATGTCATTTTCAAGGTGAGAGTCAAAAATAGCGACATCCAAAAAGGGAAAAGCGCAGGCGATCGACTCATCTATCAAGTGGAATCACCGACGAGCGTACTTTTATTAACAATTTATTCTAAATTAGAGCGAGAAGATATCAGTCCTAACGAGATTAGCAGTATCTTAGCTGAGTTCGAGGGCGATGAATAA
- a CDS encoding HEAT repeat domain-containing protein encodes MNDNYGVNAENIQTSVLIQKVEGGVTIGYKPENPPKPIDINWREVSQNALAERQKLTTNPFTTGDGLEFTFDDIYVPLGLVEKVKKEKRPGEVSPEEGSQLYQSEEVTRTYKNDEFFAQVLKQGQSPKSQGRRLAVTGEPGAGKTTLLQKIAQWVATETEQDVAIWVSLADLQGRNVEDYLLQKWLKDALGAVRVTPEMEEALALLFKSGRVWLLLDGVDEMGSSNPLATVANQISGWVASARVVVTCRQNVWDAGKNALEGFDVYRNLDFDYPEGVGQFIQRWFARHPELGERLLAELAQDGKERIRDTVRNPLRLALLCRAWQIRQGGLPETKAGLYGQFAEALYEWKQEAFPTKSKQRKDLNAGLGRLALRGMEQSESRFRLREALVTEILGETDEPLCQLALQLGWLNLVGVAVENPDARVYAFYHPTFQEYFAALAVNDWDYFLPRNHVDKPVDPPLIPPYQGGKQEAQEAPSYQAGKQQAPLIKGGWGDHYRIFEKQWKEVILLWFGRGDVQKEKKEAFIEKLVNFDDGCGDWNYPKVDRGFYEYRAYFFAGVIVPEFKDSRLADEIVSQIVKCVIFWEPIAAGENAVLIETDRVRAIARLIQLLDETSDDYTRRYVADSLGNIAVGNEGAIAQLIQLLNETSNENTRWSVANILGNIAVGNEGAIARLIQLLNETSDEDTRSIVANSLGNIAVGNEGAIARLIQLLNETSDENTRWSVANILGNIAVGNEGAINRLIQLLNETSSYYTRSSIVDSLGKIAEENEGAINRLIQLLNETSDEDTRRSVANSLGNIAVGNEGAIARLIQLLNETSDDYTRSIVANSLGNIAVGNEGAIARLIQLLNETSDDYTRRIVAESLGKIAEENEGAINRLIQLLNETSYEDTRSSIVDSLGNIAVGNEGAINRLIQLLNETSDEDTRRSVANILGNIAVGNEGAIARLIQLLNETSDDYTRLSVADSLGKIAVGNEGAIARLIQLLNETSYYYTCGYVAESLGNIAVGNEGAIARLIQLLNETSYYYTRGRVADSLGKILVTKQQYAQVIFRLKDNLTDKIYQRNYDLYEQSYKLIWQYAQNLSYSDFYEAWRSQPAIAPHPEAFDNIQINHILTQLQPTTQTYPLPINIQSLADETDTSAICQELCTLIYSLALPDPDIPTVSNFAQLKQQIFTVKKQLQKRHLALILHNCKPHPPLLTCCRKIADAKLGLHILWITDEPLEAPLRGFPPSQDILLGAIQTWLEKLC; translated from the coding sequence ATGAATGATAATTACGGGGTTAACGCTGAAAATATTCAGACAAGTGTTCTCATCCAAAAGGTTGAAGGCGGTGTAACAATAGGTTACAAACCGGAAAATCCACCAAAACCTATTGATATTAACTGGCGCGAAGTCTCTCAAAACGCATTAGCAGAAAGACAAAAACTCACCACTAATCCCTTCACCACTGGCGACGGGTTAGAGTTTACTTTTGATGATATTTATGTGCCACTGGGATTGGTGGAAAAGGTAAAGAAAGAAAAACGCCCTGGAGAGGTTTCCCCAGAAGAAGGTTCGCAACTTTATCAGTCAGAAGAAGTCACCCGCACTTATAAAAATGATGAGTTTTTCGCGCAAGTGCTGAAACAGGGGCAAAGTCCCAAAAGTCAAGGGCGCAGGTTAGCGGTGACGGGGGAACCGGGGGCGGGGAAAACCACCCTATTACAGAAAATAGCCCAGTGGGTAGCCACGGAGACAGAGCAAGATGTGGCAATTTGGGTGTCTTTGGCAGATTTGCAGGGGCGAAATGTTGAGGATTACCTGCTGCAAAAGTGGCTCAAGGATGCTCTGGGGGCGGTGCGGGTAACACCGGAAATGGAAGAGGCGCTGGCGTTGCTGTTTAAGAGTGGGCGAGTGTGGCTGTTGCTGGATGGGGTGGATGAAATGGGGAGTAGCAACCCCCTAGCGACGGTGGCGAATCAGATTAGCGGTTGGGTTGCTTCGGCGCGAGTGGTGGTGACTTGTCGCCAGAATGTCTGGGATGCGGGGAAAAATGCCCTGGAAGGGTTTGATGTTTATCGCAATCTCGATTTTGACTACCCGGAGGGGGTGGGGCAATTTATTCAGCGCTGGTTTGCGCGTCACCCAGAGTTAGGGGAGCGGTTGCTGGCAGAATTAGCCCAAGATGGAAAAGAGCGGATTCGGGATACGGTGCGAAATCCCCTGCGGTTGGCGCTGTTGTGTCGCGCTTGGCAAATTCGCCAGGGGGGTTTACCGGAAACTAAGGCGGGGCTTTATGGGCAGTTTGCGGAGGCGCTGTATGAGTGGAAGCAGGAGGCTTTTCCTACGAAATCCAAGCAGCGAAAGGATTTGAATGCAGGGTTGGGCAGGTTGGCGTTGCGGGGGATGGAGCAATCTGAGTCTCGGTTTCGGTTAAGGGAAGCTTTGGTAACGGAGATTTTGGGAGAAACTGATGAGCCGTTGTGTCAGTTGGCGTTGCAGTTGGGTTGGTTGAATTTGGTGGGGGTGGCGGTGGAAAATCCCGATGCGCGGGTTTATGCGTTTTATCATCCCACGTTTCAGGAGTATTTTGCGGCGTTGGCTGTTAATGATTGGGATTATTTTTTACCCCGAAATCATGTTGATAAACCTGTTGATCCCCCCTTAATCCCTCCTTATCAAGGGGGGAAACAAGAAGCACAAGAAGCCCCCTCTTATCAAGCAGGGAAACAACAAGCCCCCCTTATTAAGGGGGGTTGGGGGGATCATTATCGGATTTTTGAGAAGCAGTGGAAAGAGGTGATTTTGCTGTGGTTTGGGCGAGGGGATGTGCAGAAGGAGAAGAAAGAGGCGTTTATTGAAAAGTTGGTAAATTTTGATGATGGTTGTGGCGATTGGAATTATCCGAAAGTGGATAGAGGTTTCTATGAATATCGGGCTTATTTTTTTGCAGGGGTAATAGTTCCTGAGTTTAAAGATAGTCGTTTGGCTGATGAAATTGTTAGTCAAATTGTTAAATGTGTTATTTTTTGGGAGCCAATTGCAGCAGGGGAAAACGCAGTATTAATAGAAACTGACAGAGTAAGGGCGATTGCTCGGTTAATCCAACTGCTTGATGAAACTTCTGATGATTATACCCGTCGGTATGTTGCCGATAGTTTGGGTAATATAGCAGTGGGAAATGAGGGGGCGATCGCTCAGTTAATCCAACTGCTCAATGAAACTTCTAATGAAAATACCCGTTGGAGTGTTGCCAATATTTTGGGTAATATAGCAGTGGGAAATGAGGGGGCGATCGCTCGGTTAATCCAACTGCTCAATGAAACTTCTGATGAAGATACCCGTAGTATTGTTGCCAATAGTTTGGGTAATATAGCAGTGGGAAATGAGGGGGCGATCGCTCGGTTAATCCAACTGCTCAATGAAACTTCTGATGAAAATACCCGTTGGAGTGTTGCCAATATTTTGGGTAATATAGCAGTGGGAAATGAGGGAGCAATCAATCGTTTAATCCAACTGCTCAATGAAACTTCTTCTTATTATACCCGTAGTAGTATTGTTGATAGTTTGGGTAAAATAGCGGAGGAAAATGAGGGAGCAATCAATCGTTTAATCCAACTGCTCAATGAAACTTCTGATGAAGATACCCGTAGGAGTGTTGCCAATAGTTTGGGTAATATAGCAGTGGGAAATGAGGGGGCGATCGCTCGGTTAATCCAACTGCTCAATGAAACTTCTGATGATTATACCCGTAGTATTGTTGCCAATAGTTTGGGTAATATAGCAGTGGGAAATGAGGGGGCGATCGCTCGGTTAATCCAACTGCTCAATGAAACTTCTGATGATTATACCCGTAGGATTGTTGCCGAGAGTTTGGGTAAAATAGCGGAGGAAAATGAGGGAGCAATCAATCGTTTAATCCAACTGCTCAATGAAACTTCTTATGAAGATACCCGTAGTAGTATTGTTGATAGTTTGGGTAATATAGCAGTGGGAAATGAGGGAGCAATCAATCGTTTAATCCAACTGCTCAATGAAACTTCTGATGAAGATACCCGTAGGAGTGTTGCCAATATTTTGGGTAATATAGCAGTGGGAAATGAGGGGGCGATCGCTCGGTTAATCCAACTGCTCAATGAAACTTCTGATGATTATACCCGTTTGAGTGTTGCCGATAGTTTGGGTAAAATAGCAGTGGGAAATGAGGGGGCGATCGCTCGGTTAATCCAACTGCTCAATGAAACTTCTTATTATTATACCTGTGGGTATGTTGCCGAGAGTTTGGGTAATATAGCAGTGGGAAATGAGGGGGCGATCGCTCGGTTAATCCAACTGCTCAATGAAACTTCTTATTATTATACCCGTGGGAGAGTTGCCGATAGTTTGGGTAAAATACTGGTAACTAAACAGCAATATGCTCAGGTTATTTTTCGTCTTAAAGACAACTTAACTGATAAAATTTACCAAAGAAACTATGACCTTTACGAACAATCCTACAAACTTATTTGGCAATACGCCCAAAACCTGTCTTACTCAGACTTTTATGAAGCATGGCGCAGTCAACCTGCCATTGCCCCTCATCCAGAAGCATTCGATAACATCCAAATTAATCATATCCTCACCCAACTCCAACCCACTACCCAAACTTACCCCCTACCTATCAACATTCAATCCCTAGCAGATGAAACAGACACCAGCGCTATTTGTCAAGAACTTTGCACCCTAATTTACTCCCTCGCACTCCCCGATCCAGACATCCCCACTGTCAGCAACTTTGCCCAACTGAAACAACAGATTTTCACCGTAAAAAAACAACTGCAAAAACGCCACCTAGCCCTAATTCTCCATAACTGTAAACCTCATCCCCCACTCCTCACCTGCTGTCGCAAAATTGCCGATGCTAAACTGGGTTTACACATTCTCTGGATAACCGATGAACCTCTGGAAGCACCTTTACGCGGGTTTCCCCCCAGTCAGGATATTTTGTTAGGAGCAATTCAAACTTGGTTAGAGAAACTATGTTAA
- a CDS encoding GumC family protein, whose amino-acid sequence MKIKPYSQPIMPNNNGRQFQQLPPPIFAEQGYEDEGSKLDVRQILGVLRRRALVVASVAIAVASTAGMRTWNSPPLYQGSFRVLVEPITAETKVAQTFGAIVYSSLDYDTQTEVLRSPSVLSPIVEQIKAKYPEINYDSLIGSLIITRLGQTKIIEVRYQDMDANKVKDILQQVAEGYLAYSRVQRQSDVREGIQFVQEQLPNLRLRVDTLQAKLQKFRQQYNFIDPETKAQELSGRLNSLGQEKVTTKTKLDEMRSLYTILQGQLGLKPDEAILASALSEASRYQKLLNELQDVETKLAVESVRFTDENPTIQALKEQRQKLLPLINQEAQKVLGNNISPATVNRERLTYQNSIRLTLTQQFVEATNQIKVLEVRNKALDRAEASLVQEFKEMPIRAREYTDLKRDLQVSTESLLRFLSTRESLEIEAAQKATPWQLISKTESAIPISPSKYRNIMLGVVAGVLLGAGAAWLAEMLDSVFHSVDELKDRTGMPILGIVPYNKSVKKLVPVAQAAGLLPGENQDAIVEDNNLRRYNASPFVEAFRSLYTNVRLLSTDLPVRSLVISSSTPAEGKTVVALNLAQAAAAMGQRVLLVDADLRRPQVHQRLSLTNMRGLSNLISAEDLTINDVIQQSPVEENLFVMTSGQVPPDPTRLLSSEKMQNIMGQLQTSFNLVIYDTPPLQGFADANILATTTDGVVLVVGLGKTDRYPLMQVIEGLRLSGTTVLGMVANGVKKHTIRWHDSYNRYYTTQPNRDRLGNRA is encoded by the coding sequence ATGAAGATTAAACCATATTCTCAGCCAATAATGCCGAATAACAATGGCAGACAGTTTCAGCAATTGCCTCCGCCAATCTTTGCAGAACAAGGTTATGAGGATGAGGGCAGCAAATTGGATGTCCGCCAAATTTTGGGAGTTTTGCGTCGCCGAGCGCTTGTGGTTGCTAGTGTGGCGATCGCAGTAGCTTCTACTGCTGGGATGCGAACTTGGAACAGTCCGCCACTATATCAAGGTAGCTTTCGAGTGTTAGTGGAGCCGATCACAGCTGAGACAAAAGTGGCGCAAACTTTCGGTGCGATCGTCTATTCTAGTTTGGATTACGATACTCAAACTGAGGTTTTACGCAGTCCCAGCGTTTTGAGTCCTATTGTTGAGCAAATTAAAGCAAAGTATCCAGAAATAAATTACGATTCTCTCATCGGTAGTTTAATAATTACCCGCTTGGGACAAACCAAAATTATTGAGGTGCGTTACCAAGATATGGACGCCAACAAAGTAAAAGATATCTTGCAGCAAGTAGCCGAGGGATATTTAGCTTACAGTCGCGTACAGCGGCAAAGCGATGTTCGCGAAGGCATTCAATTTGTACAAGAACAACTGCCAAATTTGCGGTTGCGAGTTGACACATTGCAAGCAAAATTGCAAAAGTTTCGCCAACAGTATAACTTTATCGATCCGGAAACGAAAGCTCAAGAACTTTCCGGTCGGCTCAACAGCCTGGGTCAAGAAAAAGTCACCACTAAAACCAAGCTGGATGAGATGCGATCGCTCTACACCATCTTGCAGGGTCAGCTGGGATTAAAGCCAGATGAGGCAATTTTAGCGTCGGCTCTCAGCGAAGCATCTCGCTATCAAAAATTACTAAACGAACTTCAGGATGTCGAAACTAAACTTGCTGTAGAATCAGTTAGATTCACAGATGAAAATCCCACCATACAAGCGCTAAAAGAACAAAGACAAAAATTGCTTCCCTTAATTAATCAAGAAGCACAAAAAGTGTTGGGAAATAATATTTCACCAGCAACTGTAAATAGAGAAAGGCTTACTTACCAAAATTCAATTCGCTTAACCCTGACTCAGCAATTTGTTGAGGCAACTAATCAAATTAAAGTTTTAGAGGTTCGCAACAAAGCTTTAGATCGAGCAGAAGCATCGTTAGTACAGGAATTTAAAGAAATGCCCATCCGGGCGCGTGAGTATACAGATTTGAAGCGCGACTTACAGGTTTCTACTGAAAGTTTGCTGAGATTTCTCTCAACTCGCGAATCACTAGAAATTGAGGCTGCCCAAAAGGCTACTCCTTGGCAACTCATCAGCAAAACAGAATCGGCAATTCCCATTTCTCCCAGCAAATATCGCAATATAATGCTGGGGGTAGTTGCTGGGGTGCTGTTGGGTGCTGGCGCAGCTTGGTTAGCAGAAATGCTCGATAGTGTGTTTCACTCTGTTGACGAGCTGAAAGACAGAACTGGAATGCCGATTTTGGGAATTGTTCCGTACAATAAATCAGTCAAAAAACTTGTTCCTGTCGCTCAAGCAGCAGGTTTACTTCCAGGAGAAAATCAGGATGCGATCGTTGAGGATAATAACTTGCGGCGTTACAATGCTTCTCCATTTGTGGAAGCATTTCGCTCTCTTTATACTAATGTCCGCCTGCTAAGTACTGATTTGCCTGTGCGTTCTTTAGTGATTAGTTCGTCTACGCCAGCAGAAGGTAAAACGGTAGTAGCTTTGAACTTAGCTCAAGCAGCAGCAGCTATGGGTCAGCGGGTATTATTGGTGGATGCGGATTTGCGTCGTCCTCAAGTTCATCAAAGATTGAGTTTAACTAATATGAGGGGGTTAAGCAATCTCATTTCCGCAGAGGATTTAACTATAAATGATGTGATTCAGCAATCACCTGTGGAGGAAAATTTATTTGTGATGACTTCCGGTCAGGTGCCACCCGATCCTACAAGATTGCTATCATCTGAAAAGATGCAGAATATCATGGGGCAACTTCAAACATCCTTCAATTTGGTTATTTACGATACTCCTCCTCTGCAAGGTTTCGCAGACGCTAATATCTTGGCTACGACTACAGATGGTGTGGTGTTGGTTGTAGGATTGGGTAAGACCGATCGCTACCCGTTGATGCAAGTAATAGAAGGTTTGAGACTTTCTGGTACAACGGTTTTAGGTATGGTTGCCAATGGTGTGAAAAAGCATACGATTCGCTGGCATGATTCTTATAACCGTTACTACACTACTCAACCAAATCGCGATCGATTGGGGAATCGGGCCTAG